In Alphaproteobacteria bacterium, one DNA window encodes the following:
- a CDS encoding DUF983 domain-containing protein: MSGSEPVAPPIPIDDGERRDRPAAMWRGWCRRCPRCGEPTLFRAYLKMASTCAGCGEDLEPFRADDAPAYFTIFAIGHIIVPLVLMVERSWTPSLWVHALLWIPASILLTLVLLPRIKGATIGLLWALRFKPR, from the coding sequence ATGTCCGGTTCCGAACCCGTCGCACCGCCGATTCCGATCGATGACGGCGAGCGTCGCGATCGACCCGCCGCCATGTGGCGCGGTTGGTGCCGTCGCTGCCCGCGCTGCGGCGAGCCAACCCTGTTTCGCGCCTATCTCAAGATGGCCTCGACCTGCGCCGGCTGCGGCGAGGATCTCGAGCCCTTTCGCGCCGACGACGCGCCGGCCTATTTCACCATCTTCGCCATTGGACACATCATCGTGCCGCTGGTGCTGATGGTCGAACGGAGCTGGACCCCGTCCCTGTGGGTGCATGCCCTGCTCTGGATCCCGGCCTCGATCCTGCTCACCCTGGTGCTGCTGCCGCGCATCAAGGGAGCCACCATCGGGCTGCTCTGGGCGCTACGGTTCAAGCCCCGATAG
- the rnr gene encoding ribonuclease R — translation MKNKIPVPLPTRDDVLRFIRESPVPVGKREIAKAFNVKGADRVALKQMLRDLRADGTVSRGTRRELMAPDSLPEYLVVEVIGPDADGDVQAKPARWNPDDGKAPPEIVLLASTDHAAPGAGDRLLVSLKKRGANRYEAKIVRKVGAGPRRILGVFEAAGGKRGPGVVRPTDRKLRFEIAIDAGARGEAEPNDVVWVEQLGGPLARRGRVVERVGSLFEPRTVSLIAIAANDIPVEFAEAALDQAAACGPAPMGNRLDLRAVPFVTIDGEDARDFDDAVFAEPDPAADNEGGWRLMVAIADVAWYVRSDDPLDRDAYRRGNSVYFPDRVVPMLPEELSNGWCSLRPREDRPVMVAEMWIDRDGRMLRHRFHRAMIHSAARLTYNRMQAARDGQPDDELQPLMDLVVAPLYGAYAALDAARRARGTLDLDLPEKRAVLDEKGRIVEFGVRQRLDSHKLIEEFMILANVAAAETLEQRHMPCMYRVHDKPDPLKLEALRQFLGSLNIGLPPGLNLRPRDFARALEKASGSPYERLVSETILRGQSQAIYSPDNIGHFGLALRRYAHFTSPIRRYADLLVHRGLIAALRLGEGGLAHAEGASFAEMGEHISQCERRAVAAERAAMDRYMAAYMSERVGASFEARVSGVTRFGLFVALDESGAQGLIPIKTLGAEYFRHDEPGQALVGGRSGTTYRLGDALVVKLRDCDVATGSLVFELIEKTGGAPSLRPAPRSADARRAPRRPVANRPGKPPQIKRGRRR, via the coding sequence ATGAAGAACAAGATTCCTGTCCCCTTGCCGACGCGCGATGACGTGCTGCGCTTCATCCGCGAGAGTCCGGTTCCCGTCGGCAAGCGCGAGATCGCCAAGGCCTTCAACGTGAAGGGCGCCGACCGCGTGGCGCTCAAGCAGATGCTGCGCGACCTGCGCGCCGACGGCACGGTGTCGCGCGGCACGCGTCGCGAGCTGATGGCGCCCGACTCGCTGCCCGAATACCTCGTGGTCGAGGTGATCGGCCCCGATGCCGACGGTGACGTGCAGGCGAAGCCGGCGCGCTGGAATCCCGACGATGGCAAGGCGCCGCCGGAGATCGTGCTGCTGGCGTCAACTGACCACGCCGCGCCCGGCGCCGGCGACCGGTTGCTGGTGTCGCTGAAGAAGCGCGGCGCCAACCGTTACGAGGCGAAGATCGTGCGCAAGGTCGGCGCCGGTCCGCGACGCATCCTCGGCGTCTTCGAAGCGGCCGGCGGCAAGCGCGGCCCCGGCGTGGTGCGTCCGACCGATCGCAAGCTGCGCTTCGAGATCGCTATCGACGCCGGCGCGCGCGGTGAGGCCGAGCCCAACGACGTGGTCTGGGTCGAGCAGCTGGGCGGGCCGCTGGCGCGCCGCGGCCGCGTGGTCGAGCGGGTCGGCTCGCTGTTCGAGCCGCGCACCGTCAGCCTGATCGCCATCGCCGCCAACGACATCCCGGTCGAGTTCGCCGAAGCAGCCCTCGACCAGGCCGCCGCCTGCGGCCCGGCGCCGATGGGCAACCGCCTCGACCTGCGCGCCGTGCCCTTCGTCACCATCGACGGCGAGGACGCGCGCGACTTCGACGATGCGGTGTTCGCCGAACCCGACCCCGCCGCCGACAACGAAGGCGGCTGGCGGCTGATGGTGGCGATCGCCGACGTCGCCTGGTACGTGCGCTCCGACGATCCGCTGGATCGCGACGCCTATCGCCGCGGCAACTCGGTCTATTTCCCCGATCGCGTCGTGCCGATGCTGCCGGAGGAACTCAGCAACGGCTGGTGCTCGCTGCGCCCGCGCGAGGACCGGCCGGTGATGGTCGCAGAGATGTGGATCGACCGCGACGGCCGCATGTTGCGCCACCGTTTCCACCGCGCGATGATCCATTCGGCGGCGCGGCTGACATACAATCGCATGCAGGCGGCGCGCGACGGCCAGCCCGACGACGAGCTGCAGCCGCTGATGGACCTGGTCGTGGCGCCGCTCTACGGCGCCTATGCCGCGCTCGATGCGGCCAGGCGCGCGCGCGGCACGCTGGACCTCGACCTGCCCGAGAAGCGCGCGGTACTCGACGAGAAGGGCCGCATCGTCGAGTTCGGCGTGCGCCAGCGCCTCGACAGCCACAAGCTGATCGAGGAGTTCATGATCCTCGCCAACGTCGCCGCGGCAGAGACGCTGGAACAGCGCCACATGCCCTGCATGTACCGCGTGCACGACAAGCCAGACCCGCTGAAGCTCGAGGCGCTGCGCCAGTTCCTGGGCTCGCTGAACATCGGCCTGCCACCCGGCCTCAATCTGCGGCCCAGGGATTTCGCCCGAGCGCTGGAGAAGGCGTCGGGCTCGCCCTACGAGCGGCTGGTCAGCGAGACCATCCTGCGCGGCCAGAGCCAGGCGATCTACAGCCCCGACAACATCGGCCATTTCGGCCTGGCGCTGCGCCGCTACGCGCATTTCACCTCGCCGATCCGCCGCTACGCCGATTTGCTGGTGCATCGCGGCCTGATCGCCGCGCTGCGCCTGGGCGAGGGTGGTCTGGCCCATGCCGAAGGCGCGAGCTTCGCCGAGATGGGCGAGCACATCTCCCAGTGCGAGCGCCGCGCCGTGGCCGCCGAGCGCGCGGCGATGGACCGCTACATGGCCGCCTACATGAGCGAGCGCGTCGGCGCGAGCTTCGAGGCGCGCGTGTCTGGCGTCACCCGCTTCGGCCTGTTCGTCGCCCTCGACGAGAGCGGCGCGCAGGGCCTGATCCCGATCAAGACACTGGGAGCGGAATATTTCCGGCACGACGAACCCGGCCAGGCGCTGGTCGGCGGACGCAGCGGCACGACCTATCGCCTGGGCGACGCGCTGGTGGTCAAGCTGCGCGACTGCGACGTCGCCACCGGCAGCCTGGTGTTCGAGCTGATCGAGAAGACCGGCGGCGCGCCGTCGCTGCGTCCGGCGCCGCGTAGCGCCGATGCCAGGCGCGCGCCCAGACGTCCCGTCGCCAACCGTCCGGGCAAGCCACCGCAGATCAAGCGCGGGCGCCGCCGCTGA
- the topA gene encoding type I DNA topoisomerase, with protein sequence MTNNVVVVESPAKAKTIGKYLGPGYTVLASFGHVRDLPSKDGSVRPDEDFAMDWEVDSQSQKRVNDIAHAVKGAKTLYLATDPDREGEAISWHVRDILAHKKALNGVAVRRVAFNAITKQAVQEAIAHPRDIDQPLVDAYLARRALDYLVGFTLSPVLWRKLPGSRSAGRVQSVALRLICEREAEIEAFRAREYWTVDALFETPRGQTFKARLTHLNGQKLDKFDIPTEAQALAAKQQIEHRAFTVAGVDRRQIRRNPPPPFITSSLQMEASRKLGFGAAHTMRIAQRLYEGVDIGGETVGLITYMRTDGVDLAPEARAQTRRLIESRYGSDYVPEKPRFYSSKVKNAQEAHEAIRPTDLFRTPDELARHLDKDQLRLYELIWKRTVACQMESAVFDQVTVDLESGDRNVRLRATGSVLKFDGFLKLYEEGRDDEDDENGARLPDVNEGEAVKRNDVIAEQHFTEPPPRYSEASLVKKLEELGIGRPSTYASIIEVLQARNYVKIDRKRFVPEDRGRIVTAFLSSYFTRYVEYGFTAHLEELLDDISGGSADWRAVLREFWREFKGAVDETKELRVKDVLDQLDMELGPHFFPERADGKDPRGCPACNAGRLNLKLGKFGAFIGCSNYPECRYTRKLAVANDNADEGALEGPRVLGEDPETGKLVTVRQGPYGAYAQLGEPEGKDKPKRASLPKGYNAAEVTLEQALAILALPRTLGPHPDTAQPIVAGIGRFGPYVRHGSTYKSIPGDEDVLSIGMNRAVALLAEAKGPGRGRAAVTPLRTLGPHPDDQQPVEVYSGRYGPYVKHGKVNATLSKDLAPESVTLEQALPLLAARAANGSGKRPARGRAGAAKKKAAATVETIAAKPAAKAKKKATPKSRKAPTKDAA encoded by the coding sequence ATGACCAATAACGTCGTCGTCGTCGAGTCGCCGGCCAAGGCGAAGACCATCGGCAAATACCTTGGCCCCGGCTACACGGTGCTGGCCAGCTTCGGCCATGTGCGCGACCTGCCGTCAAAAGACGGCTCGGTCCGTCCTGACGAGGATTTCGCCATGGACTGGGAAGTCGATTCCCAGTCGCAGAAGCGCGTCAACGACATCGCCCATGCCGTGAAGGGCGCGAAGACTCTATATCTGGCGACCGACCCCGACCGCGAGGGCGAGGCGATCTCCTGGCACGTGCGCGACATTCTCGCCCACAAGAAGGCGCTCAACGGCGTGGCCGTGCGACGCGTCGCCTTCAACGCCATCACCAAGCAGGCGGTGCAGGAAGCCATCGCCCACCCCCGCGACATCGACCAGCCGCTGGTCGACGCCTACCTGGCGCGCCGCGCGCTCGACTACCTGGTGGGCTTCACGCTGTCGCCGGTGCTGTGGCGCAAGCTGCCGGGCAGCCGCTCGGCCGGGCGCGTGCAGTCGGTCGCGCTCAGGCTGATCTGCGAGCGCGAGGCCGAGATCGAGGCCTTCAGGGCGCGCGAGTACTGGACCGTCGACGCCCTGTTCGAGACGCCGCGCGGCCAGACCTTCAAGGCGCGGCTGACGCATCTCAACGGCCAGAAGCTCGACAAGTTCGACATCCCGACCGAGGCCCAGGCGCTCGCCGCCAAGCAGCAGATCGAGCATCGTGCCTTCACGGTGGCCGGCGTCGACCGCCGCCAGATCCGGCGCAACCCGCCGCCGCCCTTCATCACCTCGTCGCTGCAGATGGAGGCCTCGCGCAAGCTGGGCTTCGGCGCCGCGCACACCATGCGCATCGCCCAGCGCCTCTACGAGGGCGTCGACATCGGCGGCGAGACGGTGGGCCTGATCACCTATATGCGCACCGACGGTGTCGACCTCGCGCCCGAGGCGCGCGCGCAGACCCGCCGCCTGATCGAGAGTCGCTATGGCAGTGACTACGTGCCGGAGAAGCCGCGCTTCTATTCCAGCAAGGTCAAGAACGCGCAGGAAGCGCACGAGGCGATCCGCCCGACCGATCTCTTCCGCACGCCCGACGAGCTGGCGCGCCATCTCGACAAGGACCAGCTGCGCCTCTACGAGCTGATCTGGAAGCGCACCGTGGCGTGCCAGATGGAAAGCGCGGTGTTCGACCAGGTCACGGTCGATCTCGAATCAGGCGACAGGAACGTGCGCCTGCGCGCCACCGGCTCGGTGCTGAAGTTCGACGGCTTCCTCAAGCTCTACGAGGAAGGCCGCGACGATGAGGACGACGAGAACGGCGCGCGCCTGCCCGACGTCAACGAGGGCGAGGCGGTCAAGCGCAACGACGTGATCGCCGAGCAGCATTTCACCGAGCCGCCGCCGCGCTATTCCGAGGCCAGCCTGGTGAAGAAGCTCGAGGAGCTCGGCATCGGCCGGCCCTCGACCTATGCCAGCATCATCGAGGTGCTGCAGGCACGCAACTACGTGAAGATCGACCGCAAGCGCTTCGTGCCCGAGGACCGCGGCCGCATCGTCACGGCGTTCCTGTCGAGCTATTTCACGCGCTACGTCGAGTATGGCTTCACCGCGCATCTCGAGGAGCTGCTCGACGACATCTCCGGCGGCAGCGCCGACTGGCGCGCCGTGCTGCGCGAGTTCTGGCGCGAATTCAAGGGCGCGGTCGACGAGACCAAGGAACTGCGCGTCAAGGACGTGCTCGACCAGCTCGACATGGAGCTGGGCCCGCATTTCTTCCCGGAGCGCGCCGACGGCAAGGACCCGCGCGGCTGCCCGGCGTGCAACGCCGGCCGGCTCAATCTCAAGCTGGGCAAGTTCGGCGCCTTCATCGGCTGCTCGAACTATCCGGAGTGCCGTTACACGCGCAAGCTGGCGGTGGCCAACGACAATGCCGACGAGGGCGCGCTCGAAGGGCCGCGCGTGCTGGGAGAGGATCCGGAGACCGGCAAGCTGGTGACGGTGCGCCAGGGCCCCTACGGCGCCTACGCCCAGCTCGGCGAACCCGAAGGCAAGGACAAGCCCAAGCGCGCCTCGCTGCCCAAGGGCTACAACGCCGCCGAAGTCACGCTCGAGCAGGCGCTGGCGATCCTGGCGCTGCCGCGCACGCTGGGGCCACATCCCGACACCGCGCAGCCGATCGTCGCCGGCATCGGCCGTTTCGGCCCCTATGTGCGACACGGCTCGACCTACAAGTCGATCCCCGGCGACGAGGACGTGCTGAGCATCGGCATGAACCGCGCCGTGGCGCTGCTCGCCGAAGCCAAGGGACCGGGCCGCGGCCGCGCCGCGGTGACCCCGCTGCGCACGCTCGGCCCGCATCCCGACGACCAGCAACCGGTCGAGGTCTATAGCGGCCGCTACGGCCCCTACGTGAAGCACGGCAAGGTCAATGCCACACTGTCGAAGGATCTCGCGCCCGAGAGCGTGACCCTGGAGCAGGCGCTGCCGCTGCTCGCCGCGCGCGCCGCCAACGGTAGCGGCAAGAGGCCGGCGCGCGGTCGTGCCGGCGCGGCGAAGAAGAAGGCCGCCGCAACGGTCGAGACGATCGCCGCCAAGCCGGCGGCCAAGGCCAAGAAGAAGGCCACGCCGAAATCCCGCAAGGCCCCCACCAAGGACGCTGCGTGA